The Thermoclostridium stercorarium subsp. stercorarium DSM 8532 genome contains a region encoding:
- a CDS encoding glycoside hydrolase family 65, with the protein MAVDRYNVVTRHNPVITRIDPFSPLSVGNGEFAFTADITGLQTFPEFYENGIPLCTQSQWGWHTEPADNESGAYSLNDLRKEIYEANGRSVGYNTSGKGQEKVYNWLRQNPHRLHLGQIGLDIKKEDLSPVTVWDIENPRHMLDLWSGIMQSTFTVQGFEVETEACCHPKKDILAFRIRSGLLGRKRLGIKVRFPYGSAAKTAADWKNDEKHYTEIMDSGQSFIYLRRRLDRDQYFVKIVCSEGAIIERTGRNSFVIRNVSERDELEFSCCFSPAEITEELPLCHDIFNESRKHWQDFWNGGGMIDFGGSTDKRAGELERRVILSMYLTAIQCAGSLPPQETGLTFNSWYGKFHLEMHWWHGVHFVLWGRPELFEKSLWWYGSILDRAKELAESQGYKGARWPKMTSPEGYDSPSPIGPLLIWQQPHPIYYAELLYSVKPYRETLEKYKDIVFETAEFMASYAAYDGKNNRYVLGPALIPAQENHDPRVTLNPTFELEYWVFGLKTANEWRKRLGLDINTKWEDVVNNLAELPVKDNLYLAHENCPDTFTLFNRDHPSMLGALGILPGTKADPKIMLNTLLKVMDSWQMENVWGWDFPMMAMTAARLGRPDLALDALLYDSPKNVYLPNGHNKQATREDLPIYLPGNGGLLTAVAMMTAGWRGCKEILPGFPKDGTWKVEWEGINPML; encoded by the coding sequence ATGGCTGTCGACAGGTATAACGTGGTTACCAGACATAATCCGGTGATAACCCGGATAGATCCCTTTTCACCGCTATCGGTGGGAAACGGGGAATTTGCCTTTACGGCCGATATCACCGGACTTCAGACTTTCCCCGAGTTTTATGAAAATGGCATACCGCTGTGCACCCAGTCCCAGTGGGGTTGGCATACAGAGCCTGCTGACAATGAAAGCGGGGCTTATTCATTAAACGATTTGAGAAAGGAGATTTATGAAGCCAACGGCAGAAGTGTGGGATATAATACATCGGGTAAAGGTCAGGAAAAGGTTTATAACTGGTTAAGGCAAAATCCCCACCGCCTGCATCTGGGGCAAATAGGGCTTGATATAAAAAAGGAGGATTTAAGCCCGGTAACCGTCTGGGATATAGAAAATCCGCGCCATATGCTTGACTTGTGGAGCGGTATAATGCAAAGTACGTTTACCGTTCAGGGTTTTGAAGTGGAAACCGAAGCCTGCTGCCACCCGAAAAAGGACATTCTTGCGTTCAGGATCAGGTCCGGGCTGCTTGGCCGTAAAAGGCTTGGCATAAAAGTACGGTTCCCGTACGGTTCAGCGGCTAAAACGGCGGCGGACTGGAAAAACGACGAAAAACACTACACCGAAATCATGGATTCAGGGCAAAGTTTTATTTATCTGCGCAGGAGGCTGGACAGGGATCAGTATTTTGTAAAAATAGTCTGTTCTGAAGGCGCTATAATAGAGAGGACGGGCAGAAACAGTTTTGTGATAAGGAATGTGTCCGAACGGGATGAACTGGAATTTTCATGTTGCTTTTCACCGGCAGAAATAACGGAAGAACTGCCTTTATGCCATGACATTTTTAATGAAAGCAGGAAACACTGGCAGGATTTCTGGAATGGCGGCGGCATGATTGATTTCGGCGGAAGTACCGACAAACGTGCCGGAGAGCTTGAAAGAAGGGTTATCCTTTCCATGTATCTTACCGCCATTCAATGCGCAGGCTCGCTTCCGCCGCAGGAAACCGGCCTTACGTTCAACAGCTGGTACGGAAAATTCCACCTTGAAATGCACTGGTGGCACGGTGTGCATTTTGTCCTGTGGGGCAGGCCTGAGCTGTTTGAAAAAAGCCTGTGGTGGTATGGTTCAATCCTGGACAGGGCAAAAGAACTGGCGGAATCCCAGGGATACAAAGGTGCCAGATGGCCCAAGATGACCTCTCCGGAAGGATACGACAGCCCGTCGCCGATAGGTCCGCTTCTCATCTGGCAGCAGCCGCATCCGATTTATTATGCCGAGCTTCTCTACAGTGTCAAACCATACCGTGAAACGCTGGAAAAATATAAGGATATAGTGTTTGAGACGGCGGAATTCATGGCATCCTATGCCGCATATGACGGTAAGAACAATAGATATGTCCTTGGCCCCGCATTAATACCTGCTCAGGAAAATCATGACCCCCGCGTTACGCTGAACCCGACTTTTGAACTGGAATACTGGGTCTTTGGCTTAAAAACAGCCAATGAATGGAGAAAAAGGCTTGGCCTTGATATTAATACAAAATGGGAGGACGTAGTGAATAATCTGGCGGAATTACCCGTAAAGGACAATTTATACCTTGCCCATGAGAACTGCCCTGATACCTTTACACTGTTTAACAGGGATCATCCTTCAATGCTTGGGGCATTGGGAATACTTCCGGGGACAAAAGCCGATCCGAAAATAATGCTGAATACTCTTCTGAAGGTCATGGACAGCTGGCAGATGGAGAATGTATGGGGATGGGATTTCCCAATGATGGCTATGACCGCCGCAAGGCTTGGGCGGCCCGATTTGGCTTTGGATGCATTGTTGTATGATTCGCCCAAAAATGTATATCTTCCAAATGGGCATAACAAACAGGCTACGAGGGAGGATCTTCCGATATATCTCCCCGGAAACGGTGGGCTGCTTACAGCCGTTGCAATGATGACGGCAGGTTGGAGAGGCTGTAAGGAAATACTTCCCGGTTTTCCTAAAGACGGCACGTGGAAAGTGGAATGGGAAGGAATAAATCCCATGCTGTAG
- a CDS encoding extracellular solute-binding protein codes for MKINTIKRISVFAVVIMMVLSMAACGERGTNTPGGNTNATVTPTPAESDNLLAKYDPPIEMTAWRFLNNGIQFKEGDDIENNIWIDYYREVFGINLKYDWVVPEEQFEQKMNIAIASGNLPDLMWLNNKNLIELANDGMLYDLTELYQTRTSEFTKSILEQDITSFNTAKVNGKLYAIPHTGSAIDSLQILYVRTDWLENLGLEVPTTMQELLEVIEAFTKNDPDRNGKDDTYGLGLTKNFIKDNHFGATGFFAGYHAYVRRWIENENGDIVYGSIQPEVKTALLELQRLYKEGMIDPEFGVKDRNKVQESIAAGKIGVMYGGMSTPGAILKFNAENDPNAEWVALELVSADSDPAMPITKMPVNRYYAVNADYEHPEAIMKLVEAGSAGYARDSKEKADEWSNKLSHDENGIAVWQYQVLGYEPAKKNLTAHYNVVKALTTGDTSILNAEEQGYYDRIKLYEAGDRSYYGDAHIFGTPGSFDIIDKYVKSENYLYDKFYGSATPTMVERSATLEAMEEEVFTKIIMGDSIDLFDKFVEDWKKLGGDQITKEINEWYGTVK; via the coding sequence ATGAAAATTAATACGATAAAGAGAATTTCGGTATTCGCTGTCGTTATTATGATGGTGTTGTCAATGGCAGCCTGCGGAGAAAGAGGAACCAATACCCCCGGAGGCAACACAAATGCAACGGTGACACCGACGCCGGCAGAATCCGATAATCTTCTTGCAAAGTACGATCCGCCGATTGAAATGACTGCATGGAGGTTTTTGAATAACGGCATACAGTTTAAAGAAGGCGACGATATTGAAAACAATATCTGGATAGACTACTACCGGGAAGTTTTCGGAATTAATCTGAAATATGACTGGGTTGTTCCCGAAGAACAGTTCGAGCAGAAAATGAACATTGCAATAGCTTCGGGAAATCTGCCCGACTTAATGTGGCTTAACAACAAGAACCTTATCGAGCTTGCAAACGACGGAATGCTGTATGATTTAACCGAGCTTTATCAAACAAGGACTTCCGAGTTTACAAAAAGCATCCTTGAACAGGATATTACCAGTTTTAACACAGCCAAGGTAAACGGAAAGCTGTACGCTATACCTCATACAGGTTCAGCAATAGACTCACTGCAGATTTTGTATGTAAGGACCGACTGGCTTGAGAACCTCGGCCTGGAAGTGCCTACAACAATGCAAGAACTGCTTGAGGTTATAGAGGCGTTCACAAAGAATGACCCAGACCGGAACGGAAAAGACGACACTTACGGACTGGGCCTTACAAAGAACTTTATTAAGGACAACCACTTCGGGGCTACCGGATTTTTTGCTGGTTATCACGCATATGTAAGAAGGTGGATTGAAAACGAAAACGGGGATATAGTTTACGGAAGCATTCAGCCTGAAGTAAAGACAGCTTTGCTTGAATTGCAGAGGCTCTACAAGGAAGGCATGATAGATCCCGAGTTTGGAGTAAAGGACAGAAACAAGGTTCAGGAATCTATAGCTGCGGGGAAAATAGGAGTTATGTACGGCGGTATGTCAACTCCCGGTGCAATTCTGAAGTTTAATGCCGAAAATGATCCCAATGCAGAATGGGTGGCGCTCGAACTGGTTTCGGCAGACAGCGATCCTGCGATGCCGATCACTAAAATGCCTGTAAACAGGTACTATGCCGTTAATGCAGACTATGAACATCCTGAGGCAATAATGAAGCTGGTTGAAGCAGGTTCAGCGGGATATGCGCGCGACAGCAAGGAAAAGGCCGATGAATGGTCAAACAAGCTGAGCCATGACGAAAACGGAATTGCCGTATGGCAGTATCAGGTACTTGGATACGAACCGGCAAAGAAAAACCTTACCGCTCATTATAACGTGGTTAAGGCTCTTACAACCGGAGATACGTCAATCCTCAATGCCGAAGAACAGGGATATTATGACAGAATCAAGCTGTATGAGGCCGGAGACAGAAGCTACTACGGTGACGCGCATATTTTCGGTACACCCGGCAGCTTTGATATTATTGACAAATATGTTAAGTCTGAAAATTACCTGTACGATAAGTTCTATGGTTCAGCCACTCCTACAATGGTTGAAAGGAGTGCAACCCTTGAAGCCATGGAAGAAGAAGTGTTTACAAAGATCATTATGGGAGACTCAATAGATTTGTTCGATAAGTTTGTTGAAGACTGGAAGAAGCTTGGCGGGGACCAGATCACCAAGGAAATAAATGAATGGTATGGAACGGTAAAATAA
- a CDS encoding carbohydrate ABC transporter permease yields the protein MLKRTTGEKIFAIFNYIILSFTAFACLVPMINVLAVSFSSSTAAATGSVKLWPVDFTLASYKYALSKREFLQSFLVSLKRVTLGYIVNMVMTISVAYPLSKDRSDFRARNVYAWFFIITMMFSGGLIPTFVTVRKLGLLDTVWALVLPGAVPVFNVILLMNFFRELPKEIEEAAYIDGASHWTTLFRIYLPLSLPSLATISLFVLVGHWNGWFDGMIYMNRPKNWPLQTYLRTILINPDISQYQTSSEELANLKEVSERTFKSAQVFLGAAPILAVYPFLQKYFMKGLVMGSVKG from the coding sequence ATGTTGAAAAGAACGACCGGTGAGAAAATATTTGCAATTTTTAATTATATAATACTGTCATTTACCGCGTTCGCATGTTTGGTTCCGATGATCAACGTGCTCGCAGTATCATTCAGTTCCAGCACTGCCGCTGCAACGGGCAGTGTTAAACTTTGGCCGGTGGATTTTACCCTGGCGTCGTACAAATATGCCCTCAGCAAACGTGAGTTTCTGCAGTCGTTCCTGGTTTCTCTTAAAAGGGTTACGCTGGGTTATATTGTAAACATGGTTATGACAATATCGGTTGCGTATCCGCTGTCGAAGGACAGGTCGGATTTCAGGGCGAGAAATGTTTATGCGTGGTTTTTCATCATAACTATGATGTTCAGCGGCGGGCTGATACCCACGTTTGTAACCGTTCGTAAACTTGGCCTTCTGGACACGGTATGGGCTTTGGTTCTTCCCGGGGCGGTGCCTGTGTTCAATGTCATTCTTCTTATGAACTTTTTCAGGGAACTCCCGAAAGAAATAGAAGAAGCGGCATATATAGACGGTGCAAGCCACTGGACCACGCTGTTCAGGATATATCTGCCGCTGTCGCTGCCTTCGCTGGCGACTATTTCGCTGTTTGTACTTGTCGGTCACTGGAACGGATGGTTTGACGGGATGATATATATGAACAGGCCCAAAAACTGGCCGCTGCAGACATATTTGCGTACAATTCTTATTAATCCGGACATAAGCCAGTATCAGACTTCTTCAGAGGAACTGGCAAACCTGAAAGAAGTGTCGGAGCGTACTTTCAAATCAGCTCAGGTGTTCCTGGGTGCGGCACCGATACTCGCGGTTTACCCCTTCCTGCAGAAATATTTCATGAAGGGGCTTGTTATGGGAAGTGTTAAGGGATGA
- a CDS encoding ABC transporter permease translates to MAGRKKWVRELPLHILMIPGVIAVFIFNYIPMFGIIMAFQKFVPAKGFFGSKWVGMDNFRYIFSMPNIWTVIRNTVFIAVMKIIANLIVPIIFALLLNEIRKEAFKRTIQTIIYFPHFLSWVILGGILIDVLSPTSGIVNEFLGLFGVKPVYFLGDAKWFPFTLVLTNTWKEFGYNTIVYLAALTSIDPTLYEAAVVDGAGRLKQTWHITLPGILPIVTLMTVLSLGNVLNAGFDQVFNLYSPSVYSTGDIIDTLVYRIGMVEAQFSVSAAVGLFKSAISFVLVVISNKLANKYAGYRVF, encoded by the coding sequence ATGGCGGGCAGGAAGAAATGGGTAAGGGAATTACCGCTCCATATACTGATGATACCCGGAGTTATCGCAGTGTTTATTTTTAACTATATACCGATGTTCGGAATTATTATGGCGTTCCAGAAGTTTGTGCCTGCGAAAGGTTTTTTTGGATCCAAATGGGTTGGTATGGATAATTTCAGGTATATTTTCAGCATGCCGAATATATGGACGGTAATCCGCAATACCGTTTTTATTGCGGTTATGAAAATAATTGCCAACCTGATTGTGCCTATTATTTTCGCGCTTCTTTTGAATGAAATCAGAAAAGAGGCGTTTAAACGAACCATTCAGACAATAATATATTTTCCGCATTTTCTGTCGTGGGTTATACTTGGAGGAATTTTAATTGACGTATTATCCCCTACGAGCGGTATAGTCAATGAATTTCTCGGACTGTTCGGGGTCAAGCCCGTCTATTTCCTCGGAGATGCGAAATGGTTCCCGTTCACGCTTGTTCTTACAAACACATGGAAAGAGTTCGGATATAATACTATTGTATACCTTGCGGCATTGACATCAATAGATCCTACACTGTATGAGGCTGCAGTTGTTGACGGTGCCGGAAGGCTGAAACAGACATGGCATATAACATTACCCGGAATCCTACCGATTGTTACGCTTATGACCGTTTTAAGCCTTGGTAATGTTCTGAATGCAGGATTTGATCAGGTGTTCAATCTTTACAGTCCGTCTGTTTACAGTACAGGTGACATTATAGACACGCTGGTTTACAGAATTGGTATGGTAGAGGCACAGTTCAGTGTTTCGGCTGCAGTTGGATTGTTCAAATCGGCGATATCCTTTGTTCTGGTTGTTATATCGAACAAACTTGCCAACAAATATGCAGGCTACAGAGTGTTCTGA
- a CDS encoding response regulator transcription factor: MYTLLIVDDEPIIADGLYEVFQTVEDLELDIYKAYSGDEAYELMKKTRIDIVLTDIRMPGMNGLQLMEKIHRQWPKCRVIFLTGYNEFDYIYTAIQYEGVSYILKTEGYERVIGAVRNAVLEIEKSLRLDALLQEAEEQAGTAKELLRGNFLNGVIKGRFYKNEINQKQFDELGIKLNACDRVVMLVGRLDDLPKGLPYSEITRRIYNVSLIAGEFLSSAVKYAYFTDENSYMIWLIQPGENTWQECLIFVKGNIEFIQRSCKESFGTIVSFALDDGPADWIELPDRFNTLKMVLSYRFGHDTAVLLTGRGIIKEDLRDTQEKSVEKLSLNRMKFEMLAETLEYGTEEDFFALMEELTRNLRTVRSMHNIVALEQYVSIALVVLSYINRWNILGKVAFRIGIHKLMRIDEHESWDDAVNYLYRLGSILFDIQRQEREKRAQDVVGFIQKHINDNIHIQDELTLIRLADLVHFNPSYLSRLFKQVTGMNISDYISDIRVKKAKQMLGNPDVKINTVAEALGYGTAANFTRFFKKMTNMTPQEYRDFVIGRHKDKA; this comes from the coding sequence ATGTATACGTTGCTTATTGTGGATGACGAGCCCATTATCGCGGACGGTTTGTATGAAGTATTTCAGACCGTTGAGGATTTGGAACTGGATATATATAAGGCTTATTCCGGGGACGAGGCTTACGAACTTATGAAAAAAACCCGTATCGACATAGTCCTTACCGATATCCGGATGCCAGGGATGAACGGACTGCAGCTGATGGAGAAAATCCACAGGCAGTGGCCGAAGTGCAGGGTGATCTTTTTAACCGGGTACAATGAGTTTGATTATATATATACCGCCATTCAGTATGAAGGGGTAAGCTATATCCTCAAAACAGAGGGATATGAGAGGGTGATCGGCGCAGTAAGGAATGCTGTTTTGGAGATAGAAAAAAGCTTAAGACTTGACGCTTTGCTTCAGGAAGCCGAAGAGCAGGCCGGCACGGCAAAGGAACTACTTCGCGGAAACTTTCTGAACGGTGTTATCAAAGGAAGATTCTATAAAAATGAAATAAATCAGAAGCAGTTTGACGAACTGGGAATTAAACTCAATGCCTGCGACAGGGTGGTCATGCTTGTCGGTCGTTTGGACGACTTGCCCAAAGGACTGCCGTATTCCGAAATAACCAGACGCATATACAATGTAAGCCTTATCGCCGGCGAATTCCTGTCTTCAGCCGTCAAATACGCCTATTTCACCGATGAAAACTCATATATGATATGGCTTATACAGCCGGGGGAAAACACGTGGCAGGAATGCCTCATCTTTGTAAAGGGGAACATTGAATTTATACAAAGGTCCTGCAAGGAATCTTTCGGTACAATAGTGTCATTTGCCCTTGACGACGGGCCGGCTGACTGGATTGAACTGCCTGACCGGTTTAATACGCTGAAAATGGTTTTAAGCTACAGGTTCGGACACGACACCGCAGTACTTCTCACAGGACGCGGTATTATAAAGGAGGATTTAAGGGATACACAGGAAAAATCAGTTGAGAAACTTTCGCTTAACAGGATGAAGTTTGAAATGCTGGCCGAAACGCTGGAATATGGAACTGAGGAAGATTTTTTCGCGCTCATGGAAGAGCTTACCCGGAACTTGAGAACGGTAAGAAGCATGCATAATATTGTCGCCCTTGAGCAGTATGTTTCAATTGCTTTGGTAGTCCTGTCGTATATAAACAGATGGAATATTTTGGGGAAAGTTGCGTTCAGAATAGGCATTCACAAACTTATGAGAATTGACGAACATGAATCCTGGGATGATGCGGTGAATTATCTGTACAGGCTTGGTTCGATACTGTTTGACATTCAGCGGCAGGAAAGGGAAAAGCGGGCCCAAGATGTTGTCGGTTTTATTCAGAAGCATATAAATGACAACATACATATTCAGGATGAGCTTACTTTAATCCGCCTCGCCGATCTGGTACATTTCAATCCGTCGTACCTGTCAAGGCTGTTCAAGCAGGTTACGGGTATGAATATATCGGATTATATCAGTGATATACGTGTGAAAAAGGCAAAACAGATGCTTGGAAACCCGGACGTCAAAATAAACACTGTTGCCGAGGCCCTCGGTTATGGCACTGCGGCCAATTTCACCCGTTTCTTTAAAAAGATGACCAACATGACACCTCAGGAATACAGGGATTTTGTAATCGGCAGACATAAAGACAAAGCATAA
- a CDS encoding glycoside hydrolase 43 family protein, whose protein sequence is MQPDNKHYKSAVRKWGDLGNGFYRNPVLNSDYSDPDVIRVGGDFYMVCSEFHYMGMPVLHSKDLVNWTIIGRVYDSLKHDPKYDNMEGYAKGSWAPAIRYHNGRFYVYFCTPDEGLFMSTATDPAGPWSPLHEVVRAAGWEDPCPFWDDDGNAYLGHSTVGAGPIIIHKMSPDGTKLLDDGVIVYVGKIAEGTKIYKRNGYYYLIIPEGGVKTGWQTVLRSKSIYGPYERKVVLQTGNTNINGPHQGALVELENGESWFMHFQDTGILGRVCHLQPVTWVDNWPLMGCDGEPVTVYRKPRAGKEYERTFPQTSDEFDGPELGLQWQWNHNPVNERWSLSKRPGYLTLEAMYAESLLKARNTLTQKLIGEKGTATTELNTENLKNGQRAGLAFLGGTQENWIGIVREGESSYIKAVTAGIRYHGPEIETPNVWFRAEIDLNGITQFYFSTDNENFIQLGGPCRLEAGFWKGARIALFSYNTVMDGGRADFNWFRYEFE, encoded by the coding sequence ATGCAGCCTGACAACAAACATTATAAATCAGCCGTACGCAAATGGGGGGATCTGGGAAACGGTTTTTATAGAAATCCGGTTTTGAATTCCGACTATTCAGATCCCGATGTTATCCGTGTGGGCGGCGATTTTTACATGGTGTGCTCGGAATTTCACTATATGGGCATGCCGGTTTTGCATTCAAAGGATCTGGTCAACTGGACCATTATAGGCAGGGTTTATGATTCGTTAAAGCATGATCCGAAATACGACAATATGGAAGGCTATGCAAAGGGCAGCTGGGCGCCGGCAATAAGATATCACAACGGCAGGTTTTACGTGTATTTCTGCACGCCTGATGAAGGACTGTTTATGAGTACTGCGACCGACCCTGCGGGGCCATGGAGTCCTTTGCATGAGGTGGTGCGTGCTGCCGGCTGGGAAGACCCGTGCCCGTTCTGGGATGACGACGGGAATGCTTATCTCGGACACAGTACCGTAGGTGCGGGACCGATAATTATCCATAAAATGAGTCCTGACGGGACAAAGCTCCTCGATGACGGAGTTATAGTTTATGTCGGGAAAATCGCCGAAGGGACAAAGATATATAAAAGAAACGGATATTATTATTTAATTATTCCCGAAGGAGGAGTAAAAACGGGATGGCAGACCGTGCTGCGGTCAAAAAGCATCTATGGGCCGTATGAGAGAAAAGTGGTACTGCAAACTGGAAATACGAATATAAACGGACCCCACCAGGGAGCCCTTGTTGAGCTGGAAAACGGTGAATCATGGTTTATGCATTTTCAGGACACGGGAATACTTGGGCGTGTTTGCCATCTTCAGCCGGTAACATGGGTGGATAACTGGCCTCTGATGGGTTGTGACGGAGAACCGGTTACTGTTTACCGAAAACCCCGCGCAGGAAAGGAATACGAAAGGACATTTCCTCAGACGTCGGATGAGTTCGACGGCCCTGAGCTCGGCCTTCAGTGGCAGTGGAACCACAACCCGGTTAATGAACGGTGGTCCCTTTCAAAACGTCCGGGATATCTGACGCTGGAAGCGATGTATGCGGAAAGTCTGCTGAAGGCAAGGAATACCCTGACTCAGAAACTTATCGGTGAAAAGGGAACGGCCACGACCGAACTTAATACAGAAAATCTTAAAAACGGGCAGAGGGCAGGCCTGGCGTTTCTCGGCGGAACACAGGAAAATTGGATTGGTATTGTGAGGGAGGGTGAATCTTCGTATATCAAAGCCGTTACCGCGGGAATAAGATACCACGGCCCTGAAATTGAAACTCCAAATGTATGGTTTAGGGCCGAAATTGATTTGAACGGAATAACTCAATTTTATTTCAGCACGGACAATGAAAACTTTATACAGCTTGGTGGGCCGTGCAGGCTGGAGGCGGGATTCTGGAAAGGTGCCAGAATCGCACTTTTCAGCTATAACACTGTGATGGACGGCGGAAGAGCCGATTTCAACTGGTTCAGATATGAATTTGAATAA
- a CDS encoding sensor histidine kinase, which yields MAERSWKVSLLSRLIISFVIIIAPIYGLGIFMYNSGLEILRNELSNSMISQVSYYLDNLETEIRRIQKLQYELLNDNDINRMATISETLTNIEIRDAVLRIRNRLFAIKNSSKYIKSTAVLIPGAQKEITDSGVSEFSSEKFGEMKAIARNADASIVYAGNSMYLIVPYPYSYTTEQDPIFLIVSELSPEEFEMTLKAMKSKPDEGAAFYNFQSMNLIDADVGVYLHEEIRRRIFSGIPAETAERAEIISISGTNYLVAYKISGYFRSVLYKYIPENTVFEPLNDFKGWFAVFTVLSLTVVVVYSTYLHKFIHKPLSRLASSFAEVKRGNLDIHIEHDVDDEFRFIYRNFNSIVSDLKALIEQTYTQKLLVEKANMKQLQSQINPHFLYNSFFILNTMARTGDYENLERFTEQLGKYFQFVTRSGADEVTLQKEVEHARIYTEIQALRFSNRVKVCFEELPREFSNIMVPRLILQPLIENAFEHGLSTVKRDGILNVSFRKCGDELHIIVENNGENIPDGKIELLKQKLADENTVRDEEVTALQNINLRLKLKFGRKYGLTVDKIQTGWFRITIAVPYREY from the coding sequence ATGGCTGAAAGGTCATGGAAAGTTTCGCTGCTGTCAAGGTTGATTATATCGTTTGTAATTATTATCGCCCCCATTTACGGCCTTGGTATATTCATGTATAACAGCGGGCTGGAAATATTGCGCAATGAACTGTCAAATTCAATGATTTCACAGGTTTCGTATTACCTTGACAACCTTGAAACCGAAATCCGGCGAATTCAGAAGCTGCAGTACGAACTTCTGAATGATAACGATATAAACCGTATGGCTACGATTTCAGAAACACTGACAAACATTGAAATCCGGGACGCAGTATTGAGAATCAGAAACCGGCTGTTTGCAATAAAAAACAGCAGTAAATATATTAAATCCACGGCGGTATTAATTCCAGGGGCGCAGAAAGAAATAACCGATTCAGGCGTGTCGGAGTTCAGCAGTGAAAAGTTTGGCGAAATGAAGGCCATAGCCCGGAATGCTGATGCTTCAATTGTGTATGCCGGCAATTCAATGTACCTTATTGTTCCGTATCCTTATTCGTATACAACCGAACAGGATCCAATATTTCTAATTGTCTCGGAACTGTCACCGGAAGAATTTGAGATGACGCTTAAAGCAATGAAAAGCAAACCTGATGAAGGAGCCGCTTTTTATAATTTTCAGAGCATGAACCTGATTGATGCGGATGTTGGGGTTTATTTGCACGAAGAAATACGGCGGCGGATTTTCAGCGGTATTCCGGCCGAAACTGCTGAGCGCGCCGAAATTATATCCATCAGCGGTACCAATTATCTTGTGGCATATAAAATTTCAGGCTATTTCAGGTCGGTATTGTATAAATATATACCTGAAAATACCGTTTTTGAACCGCTTAATGACTTCAAGGGATGGTTTGCGGTATTCACGGTATTGTCACTTACGGTCGTGGTAGTTTATTCAACATATTTGCACAAATTCATCCATAAACCGCTTAGCAGGCTGGCAAGCTCATTCGCCGAAGTAAAAAGGGGAAATCTGGATATACACATTGAACACGACGTGGATGATGAATTCAGGTTTATATACCGAAATTTCAATTCAATCGTCAGTGACTTGAAAGCACTGATAGAACAGACGTATACACAGAAACTTCTCGTAGAAAAGGCAAACATGAAGCAGCTTCAGTCGCAGATAAACCCCCATTTTCTGTATAACAGCTTTTTCATACTGAATACGATGGCACGGACGGGGGATTATGAAAATCTTGAACGGTTCACCGAACAGTTGGGGAAATATTTCCAGTTTGTAACCCGGAGCGGCGCCGATGAGGTAACTCTGCAGAAGGAGGTGGAACATGCACGAATATATACCGAGATACAGGCATTGCGTTTTTCAAACAGGGTAAAGGTATGTTTTGAAGAATTGCCGCGCGAGTTTTCCAATATCATGGTGCCGAGACTGATTTTGCAACCGCTGATAGAGAACGCCTTTGAACACGGCTTAAGCACGGTAAAAAGGGATGGGATACTTAATGTAAGTTTCAGAAAATGCGGGGATGAACTTCATATTATTGTGGAAAATAACGGAGAAAATATACCCGACGGGAAAATTGAGCTTCTTAAGCAAAAACTGGCGGATGAAAACACTGTAAGGGATGAAGAGGTCACCGCGCTGCAAAATATAAACTTAAGGCTTAAGCTTAAGTTTGGGCGGAAATACGGCCTTACCGTCGATAAAATTCAAACCGGATGGTTTAGGATTACCATTGCGGTACCGTACAGGGAATATTAA